A stretch of Bacteroidales bacterium DNA encodes these proteins:
- a CDS encoding glycosyltransferase family 9 protein — protein MPKILIIRFSSIGDIVLTSPVVRCIREQIKNAEIHYLTKETYRPLLVGNPNIDRIFTIKDNLREVIPLLRREKYDFIVDLHHNLRSLVTKLSLLRPSGTFPKKNFQKWVLVRFKVNLLPGLHVVDRYFRAAARLGIVNDGLGLDHFIPDADVVPAEALPAAHRTGYVAFIIGARHQTKVLPAEKIVQLCQRIGRPVVLLGGPEDQGRGEAIAVVAGSRIFNACGRLNINQSASLVARADLVITHDTGLMHIAAAFSKRIISIWGNTVPAFGMYPYLPESDRHLSSIHEVKGLKCRPCSKLGYSSCPLKHFRCMNELNVDAILKEISS, from the coding sequence ATGCCCAAGATCCTCATCATCCGTTTCAGCTCGATCGGGGACATTGTCCTCACCTCCCCCGTGGTGCGCTGCATACGCGAACAGATAAAGAATGCGGAGATACACTATCTGACCAAGGAAACATATCGGCCATTGCTGGTCGGGAATCCCAACATTGACAGGATTTTTACGATAAAGGACAACCTCCGCGAGGTGATCCCACTTCTCAGGAGAGAAAAGTATGATTTCATCGTCGACCTGCACCACAATCTGCGGTCACTGGTCACAAAGCTCAGCCTGCTCAGGCCTTCGGGAACGTTCCCGAAGAAGAATTTTCAAAAATGGGTACTGGTCCGCTTCAAGGTGAACCTTCTGCCCGGTCTGCACGTGGTCGACCGTTATTTCAGGGCGGCAGCCAGGTTAGGGATCGTGAACGATGGACTGGGGCTGGATCATTTCATTCCCGATGCCGATGTAGTGCCAGCTGAAGCCCTGCCGGCCGCCCACCGGACGGGCTATGTGGCGTTCATCATCGGTGCCAGGCATCAGACGAAAGTCCTGCCCGCGGAAAAGATCGTGCAGTTGTGCCAAAGGATCGGCCGCCCTGTGGTTCTGCTTGGCGGACCTGAGGATCAGGGCAGGGGAGAAGCCATTGCCGTGGTAGCGGGATCCCGGATCTTTAACGCGTGTGGACGGCTGAACATCAATCAGTCAGCTTCACTGGTGGCCCGGGCCGATCTGGTCATAACGCACGATACGGGTTTGATGCACATTGCAGCAGCATTCAGCAAACGGATCATTTCCATCTGGGGGAACACCGTCCCCGCATTCGGCATGTACCCTTATCTGCCCGAAAGCGATCGGCACCTGTCGTCCATCCACGAAGTGAAAGGTTTGAAATGCAGGCCATGCAGCAAGCTTGGGTATTCCTCCTGCCCGCTTAAACACTTCCGGTGCATGAACGAACTCAATGTGGATGCCATCCTGAAGGAGATCTCCTCTTAA